A genomic stretch from Methanofollis sp. includes:
- a CDS encoding signal recognition particle protein Srp54, translating to MLDSLSSSLKDALKKIAGKTVVDRAAVEELVRSLQRALLQADVNVKLVMQLSQSIKTRALDEEPPKGMNVREHVLRIVYQELVSLMGGAGKVDLAPQTILMAGLQGSGKTTTTAKLARYFQRKGLKVGLVCADTFRPGAYSQLATLAGKINVPIFGDPDETDALKIVREGIKHFAGAEVVIIDTQGRHALEDDLIEEIVNINEIARPEHRWLVIDAALGQQASEQARRFNEAIGIDGVLITKMDGTAKGGGALSAVSETKSGIVFIGAGETIDDLERFEPDGFISRLLGMGDLKALAEKAEEVMADEEMDVNAMLRGKFTLRDMYKQLEAVNKMGPLKQVMSMLPLGGLQIPDDAYDVTSTKMDRYKVIMDSMTNVELEDPQVISGSHVQRISRGAGVSPDDVRELLKYYRTMQKALKGMRGSKFSMQRMMKRFGKMQ from the coding sequence ATGTTAGACTCGCTCAGTTCATCCCTGAAAGACGCGTTGAAGAAGATTGCAGGCAAGACTGTCGTCGACCGCGCGGCGGTGGAGGAGCTGGTGCGGAGTCTCCAGCGCGCCCTGCTGCAGGCAGACGTGAATGTCAAGCTCGTGATGCAACTCTCCCAGTCGATCAAGACGCGGGCACTCGATGAAGAGCCGCCGAAAGGGATGAACGTGCGCGAGCATGTCCTGAGGATCGTTTACCAGGAACTGGTCAGCCTGATGGGCGGGGCCGGGAAGGTGGACCTCGCGCCGCAGACGATCCTGATGGCCGGTTTGCAGGGGAGCGGCAAGACTACAACGACCGCGAAACTCGCCCGCTATTTCCAGAGGAAGGGTCTCAAGGTCGGGCTGGTCTGCGCCGACACCTTCAGGCCGGGCGCCTACAGCCAGCTCGCCACCCTTGCCGGGAAGATCAATGTCCCGATCTTCGGGGATCCGGACGAGACCGATGCCCTGAAGATCGTCCGCGAGGGGATAAAGCACTTTGCCGGGGCCGAGGTCGTGATCATCGACACCCAGGGGCGCCACGCCCTTGAGGACGACCTGATCGAGGAGATCGTCAATATCAACGAGATCGCACGGCCCGAACACCGCTGGCTTGTCATCGACGCTGCTCTCGGCCAGCAGGCGTCCGAACAGGCGCGCCGTTTCAACGAGGCTATCGGGATCGACGGCGTACTGATCACGAAGATGGACGGCACGGCCAAGGGCGGCGGCGCCCTCTCCGCGGTCTCGGAGACAAAGAGCGGGATCGTGTTCATCGGCGCTGGCGAGACGATCGACGACCTCGAACGCTTCGAACCCGACGGTTTCATCTCCCGTCTCCTTGGCATGGGCGACCTGAAGGCCCTGGCCGAGAAAGCCGAGGAGGTGATGGCCGACGAGGAGATGGACGTCAACGCCATGTTGCGGGGCAAGTTCACCCTGCGGGACATGTACAAGCAGCTTGAGGCGGTGAACAAGATGGGGCCCCTCAAGCAGGTGATGTCCATGCTCCCTCTCGGTGGCCTCCAGATCCCCGACGATGCCTATGACGTCACCTCGACCAAGATGGACCGGTACAAGGTAATCATGGACTCGATGACGAATGTCGAGCTCGAAGATCCCCAGGTCATCTCGGGGTCGCATGTCCAGCGGATCTCCCGCGGCGCCGGCGTCTCTCCCGATGACGTGCGTGAACTCCTGAAATATTACCGGACCATGCAGAAGGCGCTGAAGGGGATGCGGGGGAGCAAGTTCTCCATGCAGCGCATGATGAAGCGCTTCGGGAAGATGCAGTAG
- the pfdA gene encoding prefoldin subunit alpha: MDEADPRELQSLQYYLNEYGQQAEVFARQLEMLEQQRLESLAAVETLQSLGGAEDGTVLLPLGGGVSVRVQVPDPDQVLVAIGAGVTVGRSSAGAVSYLEDRARELEASEKKLSETIEKIRAQMNEIAARLDAAYRQQQTAPGR, translated from the coding sequence ATGGATGAGGCCGACCCGCGGGAGCTGCAGTCGCTCCAGTATTATCTGAACGAGTACGGACAGCAGGCAGAGGTCTTTGCCCGCCAGCTGGAGATGCTGGAGCAGCAGAGACTTGAATCCCTCGCAGCGGTCGAGACCCTCCAGTCCCTGGGCGGTGCGGAGGACGGAACGGTTCTTCTCCCCCTCGGCGGCGGTGTCAGTGTCAGGGTGCAGGTGCCTGACCCGGACCAGGTGCTCGTTGCCATCGGGGCAGGGGTGACGGTCGGACGGAGTTCCGCCGGGGCCGTATCCTATCTCGAAGACCGGGCTCGCGAGCTCGAAGCCTCTGAAAAGAAACTTTCCGAGACAATCGAGAAGATCCGGGCACAGATGAACGAAATCGCAGCCCGGCTCGACGCCGCCTACCGCCAGCAGCAAACGGCTCCGGGCAGGTAA
- the trmY gene encoding tRNA (pseudouridine(54)-N(1))-methyltransferase TrmY, which produces MRRFVVVGHLACTDPDFSFNDLPGAGRMDELCRCVAASLCLSHGMRKDAECWLILLGGPKAPKTIRFSGDGMRNLSPDERNIAGLIKKALALPCGTVFRESTPGVSARKGGLAEVLAGCGCAVLDEGGEDVRKVSSLPDTFLLSDHLNFTDEEQEAIAGLPAYSLGPAVLHADQAIVVLQNEQDRRERGWI; this is translated from the coding sequence ATGAGACGTTTTGTGGTGGTCGGTCATCTTGCGTGCACCGACCCGGACTTTTCTTTCAATGATCTGCCAGGCGCCGGCAGGATGGACGAACTCTGCCGGTGCGTGGCAGCGTCCCTCTGCCTCTCCCACGGGATGAGGAAGGACGCAGAGTGCTGGCTTATCCTTCTCGGGGGGCCGAAGGCGCCAAAGACGATCCGTTTTTCAGGCGACGGCATGAGAAATCTCAGCCCCGACGAGCGGAACATTGCCGGCCTCATCAAGAAGGCCCTTGCCCTCCCCTGCGGCACGGTCTTCCGGGAGTCAACTCCCGGGGTCTCTGCGCGCAAGGGCGGTCTTGCCGAGGTGCTCGCCGGGTGCGGGTGCGCGGTGCTCGACGAGGGAGGGGAGGACGTGCGGAAGGTTTCGTCCCTTCCCGACACTTTCCTCCTCTCCGACCACCTGAACTTTACCGACGAAGAACAGGAGGCGATAGCAGGGCTGCCGGCGTACTCCCTCGGCCCTGCCGTCCTCCATGCCGACCAGGCGATTGTGGTCCTGCAGAACGAGCAGGACAGGAGAGAGAGAGGATGGATCTGA
- the rsmA gene encoding 16S rRNA (adenine(1518)-N(6)/adenine(1519)-N(6))-dimethyltransferase RsmA gives MKARHDQHFLTDRRAVRRIVALAPVSGRRVLEIGPGEGVLTAELLSAGASVVAIELDGALVEDLSSRFAVEMASGQFELVHGDAVKIPYPSFDIVVANLPYSASSPITFRLLDAGFESAVLMYQREFAERMAAPVGTPECGRLSVMVQTYADVELCFNLKPGAFSPPPQVASTVVRLTPHDPPYFIADRGVYADVVRELFSHRRKTVRNGLRGGRAALGKENVERVVRELPEEILSMRPEELSLMVFAMIANLCVPAEE, from the coding sequence ATGAAGGCACGGCACGACCAGCATTTCCTCACCGACCGGCGGGCTGTCAGGCGAATCGTCGCCCTCGCTCCTGTTTCCGGACGGCGGGTGCTCGAAATCGGGCCCGGGGAGGGGGTGCTGACCGCCGAACTTCTTTCGGCCGGGGCGAGTGTCGTTGCAATCGAACTCGACGGTGCCCTGGTCGAGGATTTGTCCTCTCGTTTTGCCGTGGAGATGGCGTCAGGACAGTTTGAACTTGTCCATGGCGACGCCGTGAAGATTCCGTATCCGTCCTTCGATATTGTCGTCGCAAATCTCCCCTATTCTGCCTCGTCCCCGATCACCTTCCGCCTCCTTGACGCGGGCTTTGAGAGTGCGGTGCTGATGTACCAGCGCGAGTTTGCCGAGAGGATGGCGGCGCCTGTGGGGACGCCGGAGTGTGGCCGCCTCTCTGTGATGGTCCAGACGTACGCCGACGTGGAACTCTGCTTCAACCTCAAGCCCGGGGCTTTCTCCCCGCCGCCGCAGGTCGCTTCGACGGTGGTCCGCCTCACGCCGCACGATCCGCCGTACTTTATTGCGGACCGCGGGGTGTACGCGGACGTGGTGCGGGAACTTTTCTCCCACCGGCGAAAGACGGTGCGGAATGGTCTCCGCGGCGGGCGTGCCGCCCTCGGTAAGGAGAACGTGGAGAGGGTGGTCCGCGAACTCCCTGAGGAGATCCTCTCGATGCGGCCGGAGGAGTTGTCCCTGATGGTGTTCGCGATGATCGCAAATCTCTGCGTGCCTGCGGAAGAGTGA
- the rpl18a gene encoding 50S ribosomal protein L18Ae, with translation MQSYEITGACLIGDSWQPFTKVVSAPNEDVAREHVFTDIGSKHRLKRNYISIKGVTVVGE, from the coding sequence ATGCAGAGTTATGAAATCACAGGTGCCTGCCTGATCGGCGACTCCTGGCAGCCCTTCACGAAGGTGGTCTCGGCCCCGAACGAGGATGTTGCCCGGGAACACGTCTTCACTGATATTGGCAGCAAACACCGCCTGAAGAGAAATTATATCTCAATCAAGGGCGTTACGGTAGTAGGTGAGTAA
- a CDS encoding winged helix-turn-helix transcriptional regulator, whose amino-acid sequence MEKIDPCIVLTLVLLLLVTGNPAAAKIVFEPGPSEMPTDMINVDDEYFVPWWTVPPMRLASYFAIIHSPKWTYPIIDIIFSLSGAIVIAARDRRRHPLDNEKRKAIYACIRESPGISFAEIVHVTGISRGTAQYHIICLRAAHLIRAVRRDSLTGYFESKNTCGPMEQTILLHLRSPTEEQILTLLLETPDLSQSEIAGAVGVAGPTVAWHMKRLIADGIVESERNGRATRYRLTAEAAGALRDTTFGEDRTGQDRESAAA is encoded by the coding sequence ACCCTGCAGCGGCAAAGATCGTCTTCGAGCCAGGGCCGTCGGAAATGCCCACAGATATGATCAATGTGGACGACGAATATTTCGTGCCCTGGTGGACGGTCCCGCCCATGCGGTTGGCATCGTATTTCGCCATCATCCACAGCCCTAAATGGACATACCCGATCATAGATATCATCTTCTCCCTCAGCGGCGCCATCGTCATCGCCGCAAGGGACCGCAGGCGCCACCCCCTCGACAACGAGAAGAGAAAGGCGATCTACGCCTGCATCAGGGAGAGTCCGGGCATCTCGTTCGCGGAGATCGTGCACGTGACCGGGATCAGCCGCGGCACGGCGCAGTATCACATCATTTGCCTGAGGGCGGCGCACTTGATCAGGGCCGTCCGGAGGGACAGCCTGACCGGGTATTTCGAGAGTAAAAACACCTGCGGGCCGATGGAGCAGACCATTCTCCTTCACCTCAGGAGCCCCACCGAAGAGCAGATCCTTACCCTCCTTCTGGAGACGCCCGACCTCTCCCAGTCCGAGATCGCAGGGGCCGTCGGCGTCGCCGGGCCCACGGTCGCATGGCACATGAAGCGCCTCATCGCCGATGGGATTGTCGAGTCCGAGAGGAACGGCAGGGCGACCCGCTATCGCCTCACGGCCGAGGCCGCCGGGGCGCTCAGGGATACGACCTTCGGAGAAGATAGGACGGGGCAGGACAGGGAGTCGGCCGCGGCCTGA
- a CDS encoding tRNA pseudouridine(54/55) synthase Pus10, with the protein MDLIETVGAILEYGPICDHCLGRFFGKRSFGLSNDERGHALRTAYALVKNEPFAGEPDECWVCGRLFDHVDLWAERVVAAVEGTEHATFLVGTRVPPLMAESEEMVWSDLSLADPEPLKSEANREVGKAVSALNGKVVDFKRPDVVAILNLAEDRVEIEINPVYFRGRYFKYERGIPQTHWDCRVCGGKGCERCNFTGKMYADSVEELIGKSAMEAFDAENAVLHGAGREDIDARMIGSGRPFVMEMMNPRKRDVDLAELEAEINRYAEDRVGVKLTGWSSHSEVETLKSNKAHKKYRILVEVGGEISIDELRSALVLLNGAVIHQRTPQRVAHRRADLIRDRQVIDIQSPGMQDGRFVIEVVGEAGLYIKELVSGDSGRTNPSLAGILGKDAHVTSLDVVLVEEPGSGECNGTS; encoded by the coding sequence ATGGATCTGATCGAGACGGTCGGGGCGATCCTTGAGTATGGCCCGATCTGTGATCATTGCCTCGGGCGTTTCTTCGGGAAACGCTCGTTCGGGCTGTCTAATGATGAACGGGGGCATGCCCTGCGGACGGCATATGCCCTGGTGAAGAACGAGCCTTTTGCCGGAGAACCTGACGAGTGCTGGGTCTGCGGAAGGCTTTTCGACCATGTCGACCTCTGGGCCGAACGGGTCGTTGCGGCCGTGGAGGGGACCGAGCACGCAACCTTCCTTGTAGGAACGCGTGTGCCCCCCCTCATGGCCGAGAGCGAGGAGATGGTCTGGAGCGACCTCTCCCTCGCCGACCCCGAACCCCTGAAGTCGGAGGCGAACCGTGAGGTCGGCAAAGCGGTCTCGGCCCTGAACGGGAAGGTCGTCGACTTCAAGCGCCCCGACGTCGTCGCCATCCTGAACCTTGCAGAGGACAGGGTGGAGATCGAGATCAACCCGGTCTATTTCCGGGGCCGGTACTTCAAGTACGAACGGGGCATCCCGCAGACGCACTGGGACTGCCGGGTCTGCGGCGGCAAGGGGTGCGAGAGGTGTAATTTCACCGGGAAGATGTACGCCGACTCGGTCGAGGAACTCATCGGGAAGAGCGCGATGGAGGCATTTGATGCCGAGAACGCGGTTCTCCACGGTGCCGGGCGGGAGGACATCGATGCCCGGATGATCGGGAGCGGTCGTCCTTTCGTGATGGAAATGATGAACCCCCGGAAGAGAGATGTGGATCTCGCCGAACTCGAGGCTGAGATCAACCGGTATGCCGAAGACCGCGTTGGGGTGAAACTGACCGGATGGAGTTCTCACTCCGAAGTGGAAACCCTTAAATCGAACAAAGCGCATAAAAAATACAGGATTCTCGTTGAGGTCGGTGGAGAGATCTCCATAGACGAACTCAGATCCGCACTTGTCCTGTTGAACGGGGCAGTGATCCACCAGCGCACCCCACAAAGGGTTGCACACCGGAGGGCCGATCTGATCCGGGATCGCCAGGTGATCGACATCCAGTCGCCCGGGATGCAGGATGGCAGGTTTGTCATCGAGGTCGTCGGCGAGGCCGGACTGTATATCAAGGAACTGGTCTCGGGCGACAGCGGGCGGACGAATCCCAGTCTTGCCGGGATCCTGGGCAAAGACGCTCATGTAACCAGCCTCGATGTAGTGCTGGTGGAAGAACCAGGGAGTGGTGAATGCAATGGCACATCATAA
- a CDS encoding DUF655 domain-containing protein, whose product MKAEKKEIYAVVVDVLLQGRADDPKPVFKRDPIVQAVGTDQFKLLELIPKKGADIQIHDTVYIGDEARDKVERVKRRIGLSDLTNMARLELPFAIETIVKANEVRFVTFFNTAVPITPKLHMFHLLPGVGKKLMWELIQEREKRPFESFEDISQRIKSLPGPVKLIVGRVLEELEDPEVKYRLFTAK is encoded by the coding sequence ATGAAGGCTGAGAAAAAGGAGATCTACGCAGTAGTTGTGGATGTACTTCTTCAGGGACGTGCTGACGACCCGAAACCGGTCTTCAAGCGCGATCCTATCGTGCAGGCGGTCGGGACCGACCAGTTCAAGCTCCTTGAACTGATCCCGAAGAAGGGCGCCGATATCCAGATCCATGATACGGTCTATATCGGGGACGAGGCGCGGGACAAGGTCGAGCGGGTGAAACGCCGGATCGGGCTATCCGATCTGACGAACATGGCACGGCTCGAACTCCCCTTTGCTATCGAGACGATCGTGAAGGCGAACGAGGTACGCTTCGTTACGTTCTTCAATACGGCTGTCCCGATCACGCCGAAGCTCCACATGTTCCACCTGTTGCCGGGCGTCGGAAAGAAACTGATGTGGGAACTTATTCAGGAAAGAGAGAAGAGGCCCTTTGAGAGCTTCGAGGATATTTCCCAGAGGATCAAGTCCCTGCCAGGCCCGGTGAAGCTGATCGTCGGACGGGTGCTCGAGGAGCTCGAGGACCCTGAGGTGAAGTATCGTCTGTTTACGGCAAAATGA
- the ftsY gene encoding signal recognition particle-docking protein FtsY, which yields MFEGLKNKLQGIREKFGKSIGDAAGPDVREEERPVTIPAPQPETVSKPVLPEARKAPVEPEKAVPVPVKIVPVEPKKPEGLASRFKSLVIERELIVSEKDIEEPLTDLEMVLLENDVALEVSDAILAYMREDLVGKHRKIGTPVDEIVSTALRGALLRVLGDGFDLPAYIDSHEKPVKILVTGVNGTGKTTSIAKMAHYLMENGYSVVLGAGDTFRAGAIEQIAEHGRRLNVKVIHHQEGSDPAAVLFDTVDYAKAHGIDVVLGDTAGRFHNRKNLMNQLDKIRRVVKPDLVVYVDEAVAGNDAVVRAKDFNYLVGTDAVMLTKADMDPRGGAAISIAQTIGKPILFLGTGQAYGDIVPFRPEAVVDELLGVEK from the coding sequence ATGTTTGAGGGCCTCAAGAACAAATTACAGGGCATCAGGGAGAAGTTCGGGAAGTCCATCGGGGATGCGGCCGGCCCTGATGTGCGCGAAGAGGAAAGGCCGGTAACAATCCCTGCGCCGCAGCCCGAAACCGTATCAAAGCCTGTTTTGCCGGAGGCCAGGAAGGCCCCGGTCGAGCCTGAAAAGGCCGTCCCCGTACCGGTCAAAATCGTCCCGGTCGAACCGAAGAAGCCTGAAGGGCTGGCCTCCCGTTTCAAGTCACTGGTGATCGAGCGCGAACTCATCGTTTCTGAGAAGGACATCGAGGAACCCCTGACCGACCTTGAAATGGTCCTCCTGGAGAACGATGTCGCCCTGGAGGTCTCGGACGCGATCCTCGCCTATATGCGTGAGGACCTCGTCGGGAAGCACCGAAAGATCGGTACCCCTGTGGACGAGATCGTCAGTACGGCTCTTCGCGGGGCGCTCCTCAGGGTGCTCGGGGACGGTTTCGACCTCCCTGCTTACATCGACAGCCACGAGAAGCCGGTGAAGATCCTGGTGACCGGCGTGAACGGCACCGGCAAGACGACGTCGATCGCGAAGATGGCCCATTACCTGATGGAGAACGGTTACTCAGTCGTCCTTGGCGCTGGCGACACCTTCCGGGCCGGTGCGATCGAGCAGATCGCGGAGCACGGTCGGAGGCTGAATGTCAAGGTGATCCACCACCAGGAAGGATCCGACCCTGCGGCCGTCCTCTTCGACACGGTGGACTACGCAAAGGCCCACGGGATCGATGTCGTGCTCGGCGACACGGCCGGCCGGTTCCACAACAGGAAGAACCTGATGAACCAGCTCGACAAGATCCGCCGGGTGGTGAAGCCCGACCTCGTCGTGTACGTCGACGAGGCTGTGGCCGGGAACGACGCCGTGGTCAGGGCGAAGGACTTCAACTACCTCGTCGGGACCGATGCCGTGATGCTCACGAAGGCCGACATGGACCCGCGGGGCGGGGCGGCCATCTCGATCGCCCAGACGATCGGGAAACCGATCCTCTTCCTGGGTACCGGTCAGGCCTACGGCGACATCGTGCCCTTCAGGCCCGAGGCCGTCGTAGACGAACTCCTTGGAGTGGAAAAATAA
- a CDS encoding 50S ribosomal protein L21e yields the protein MAHHNGPRKKTRYKFKKDLRRRGLVPLTAVIQKFEMGQKVHIVCEPSIQKGMPHRRFHGKTGTVIGQRGRAWLVEIPDGNATKIVISRPQHLKPQRQ from the coding sequence ATGGCACATCATAACGGTCCAAGGAAGAAGACACGGTATAAGTTTAAGAAGGATCTCAGACGCCGCGGTCTGGTCCCTCTCACGGCAGTGATCCAGAAGTTCGAGATGGGGCAGAAGGTCCACATTGTCTGTGAACCGAGCATCCAGAAAGGAATGCCCCACCGCAGGTTCCACGGGAAGACCGGCACCGTTATCGGCCAGCGCGGCCGTGCATGGCTTGTCGAGATCCCGGACGGAAATGCAACGAAGATTGTAATTTCGAGACCACAACATCTAAAGCCTCAGAGGCAATAA
- a CDS encoding RNA polymerase Rpb4 family protein, translating to MKVKGVISEERVTLPDMRDQLSRVDAKRREAGQEMSYELRQSIEHANHLSKTTAEQSRALVDSLLSLEKMKPDIAYRIANIMPQSRDELRAIYAKERYTLTGEELDAILEMVITHL from the coding sequence ATGAAGGTTAAAGGAGTTATCAGCGAAGAGCGGGTCACCCTCCCTGATATGAGGGATCAACTCTCTCGGGTTGACGCAAAGCGCCGTGAGGCAGGGCAGGAGATGTCCTATGAACTCCGCCAGAGCATTGAGCATGCCAATCACCTTTCCAAGACGACAGCGGAACAGTCCCGTGCCCTGGTAGACTCCCTTCTCTCCCTTGAGAAGATGAAACCCGACATCGCCTACCGGATCGCCAACATCATGCCCCAGTCAAGGGACGAGTTGAGAGCGATCTACGCCAAAGAGCGGTACACGCTCACCGGCGAGGAACTCGATGCTATTCTGGAGATGGTGATCACCCACCTCTGA
- a CDS encoding YIP1 family protein, whose translation MNGKTGAMKHGVDMGLDNGMHPEKYLPLMKGALLRPAKIFGDVREETARTILGYGLGIICLNLILTFLLGTTGRTPGLQVPAVVASLLAVPLGALWLHLWIYAAGGREGMGSTFRLVLVALTPAALLGWMPGVALFGFLWSLVILFVGLREMYHIPAPRAAAVLLLTCGISLVLPAVIAMLPGFTVFWPTIWQVTWV comes from the coding sequence ATGAACGGAAAAACCGGAGCCATGAAACATGGTGTCGACATGGGACTGGACAATGGCATGCACCCGGAAAAGTATCTCCCCCTGATGAAGGGGGCGCTCCTCCGCCCGGCAAAAATCTTCGGGGATGTGCGGGAGGAGACGGCTAGAACAATTCTCGGCTACGGCCTCGGGATCATCTGTCTCAATCTCATCCTGACCTTTCTTCTCGGAACGACCGGCCGCACGCCGGGCCTTCAGGTGCCTGCGGTGGTCGCATCCCTGCTTGCCGTGCCGCTCGGCGCCCTCTGGCTCCATCTCTGGATATACGCCGCCGGTGGGCGGGAGGGGATGGGGAGCACCTTCCGCCTGGTCCTTGTCGCCCTGACCCCCGCGGCCCTTCTTGGCTGGATGCCGGGTGTCGCCCTCTTTGGCTTCCTCTGGTCTCTCGTCATCCTCTTCGTGGGCCTGCGGGAGATGTATCACATCCCGGCGCCACGGGCGGCCGCCGTCCTCCTCCTCACCTGCGGCATCTCCCTCGTCCTGCCGGCCGTCATCGCCATGCTCCCTGGCTTCACGGTCTTCTGGCCGACGATCTGGCAGGTCACCTGGGTCTGA